A region of Coccinella septempunctata chromosome 5, icCocSept1.1, whole genome shotgun sequence DNA encodes the following proteins:
- the LOC123313884 gene encoding elongation of very long chain fatty acids protein-like, which produces MAFDIAMDSEFVREIRMEISRMNNTDISGFVHLAVDKYHTILDRISDPRTSDWPLMQSPIPTIMMVLTYIYVILFLGPKMMANRKPYKLREVLILYNGAQVLYSCFMLYEHLMSGWFWDYSYKCQPVDYSTNDKALRMATLCWWYYISKLSEFADTLFFVLRKKDSQITFLHLYHHSLTPLETWILVKFLAGGHGTFSNLINNIVHVLMYFYYMVSAMGPEYQKYLWWKKYITTIQLSQFFLVFIHSAQLLWSDCGYPRFIGPLLLIHSTIFFVLFSNFYRQAYKKKEDKSLKTINNNNKID; this is translated from the exons gatataTCTGGATTCGTCCATTTGGCTGTTGACAAATACCATACCATTTTGGACAGGATAAGCG ACCCAAGAACTTCTGATTGGCCTCTGATGCAGAGTCCTATTCCAACAATCATGATGGTTTTGACCTACATATACGTCATATTGTTCCTTGGACCAAAGATGATGGCAAATAGGAAACCTTACAAACTCAGGGAAGTCCTCATATTGTACAATGGAGCTCAAGTCCTTTACAGTTGTTTTATGTTATATGAG CACTTGATGAGTGGGTGGTTCTGGGATTACAGCTACAAATGTCAGCCGGTGGACTATTCTACCAATGATAAAGCTCTAAGG ATGGCAACCTTATGTTGGTGGTATTATATTTCGAAACTTTCTGAATTCGCGGACACGCTTTTTTTCGTCTTGCGTAAAAAGGATAGTCAGATAACGTTCCTGCACCTGTATCATCACAGTCTGACGCCCTTGGAGACCTGGATTCTTGTGAAATTCCTCGCTG GTGGGCATGGTACATTTTCGAACCTAATCAACAACATAGTACATGTATTGATGTACTTCTACTACATGGTTTCTGCAATGGGTCCTGAATACCAGAAATATTTATGGTGGAAGAAATACATCACCACCATACAATTG TCCCAATTCTTCCTGGTGTTCATCCACTCTGCCCAGTTACTGTGGTCAGACTGTGGATACCCCAGATTCATCGGACCTCTGCTGCTGATCCATTCCACGATATTCTTCGTACTCTTCTCCAATTTCTATCGTCAGGCTTACAAGAAGAAAGAAGACAAGAGCCTGAAGACtatcaacaataataataagatCGATTAG